In Phoenix dactylifera cultivar Barhee BC4 chromosome 1, palm_55x_up_171113_PBpolish2nd_filt_p, whole genome shotgun sequence, the genomic stretch CTTCGCCTCTACTGTCGGCGGCCCCCTCTCCGCCGGCGCTGTCTCCTTCGACGACGAGACCCCTCTCCTCGAGGAGCTCGACATCAACACCCACCAGATCTGGCGCATGACCACCTCCATCCTCAACCCCTTCTGTGTTAACCCTGACCTCCACGAGGATGCCGACATTTCCgaccccttcctcttcctcatgGCCTTCTGCCTCTTCCCGCTCCTCGCCGGCAAGTTCTACTTCGGCATCATCCTCGGCTGGGTCACCATCGCCGCCCTCTCCGTTTACGTCGTCTTCAACATGCTTGCCGGCTGTCGCCCTCTTCCTTTAGCTCGTGATTGAAACGAGCTTCacctaagcaaaaaaaaaaaagagctttaCGAGCCCGGGCCGAGCCTTTGTTTTGCCGGGCGAGCCCAAGCTCGAGCCCAATACAAAGCTCGGTACAGAGCCCAagcccaagcccgagcccaaaaTTCTGTgcaacgagccgagcccgaacttcccaggctcgggctcggctcggctcgttaacaggcctaGGATCAAGCAtgatatggagagggcctacGACAGGGTGAGATGGGATTTTTTGCAGCAGTCTTTGCGGGGGTTCGGCTGTCATGAGATGTGGATCAGATGGGTCATAGGCTGCATTCGTGCTCCTTTCTTTGCTATTTTGGTGAATGGCACGCCATCCCAGTTCTTTGTGTCGTTAGAGGATTGCGCTAGGGATACCCCCTTTCTCCACTATTGTTCATTATTTGTGCAGATGCACTGTCTAGATCCCTACGACAGATAGTGGCCACTCAGGAGTTGGAGGTCTACAGACCGGTGGCAGGGGCTTCTCCGATCTCTCACTTGCTTTTCGTTGATGATTGTTTGCTTCTAGCCAGATCGTTGCAACAGGCGGCTCGGGTTATAGGTCAGATTCTTCGAAATTATTGTGCAACGTCGGGACAACGGGTCAATTTCACCAAGTCAGCTATTAGTTTCAGCCCGAAGATTAGATTGGCGATGAAGTACTTTATACTGGAGATTTTTGGGGTGGGAGAGCAGGAGGGTACGATGACATACTTGGggatgatagtcaactttaaagaccacgcaatagcacgtatctggtagaatagtgattacggtTATCGATCCACATGGATTGggatacagttgttttcttaaaaataaaaatatttaaaaggaagagtttgtgaagaaaattaaacaaacaaattttaaaagaaatgcaattaaaatgatatcagttgggagaacctagggcaagaaattcaccactaacatcagaacaaggactaattgtatttttaatttattcttggattaacatgcaaattggctacaagcctaataagcattcgaataaaatttcacaaaagcaatttgggaataatccatcttcagttagcatgaaatgtctaccctaatctaaggtggcagcacatcgtatcttccttaagcatggactatcttatattacttagtgatcatgaagaacagttgtataaactccacatttaaaatcacagaaattaaacatgaaataaaagaagatattcattaaaaacaataagttcatacaaccccaagaatagaaataaaaaaatacaaaatccttatccttttgctagggctgcatccagccctggagaGAAAATTAGCTTTCCATACAatggtggacggcagcagcagcacagcagcgggctcccattccttccttcattatttcttcctttgGAAAATATTCCCAAAACACCCAAACTTCCCTCCCTCCTTTtacggctcgtttggttcgcgggaaaagaaggggggaaagtgtggtcaacggaaaagtaatgagatgcctcttgtttggttggagttttcaaaggagagagaagggaaagttatattcccatgggaatgtgattcccacatttcatgggaaagtctttcccatgagaaacatgggaaagttactttcccatgaggcaggaatcactccatttttactttttcccaaaaagtcctttcagcattaaagaagcattaaagaggcattaaaaacctaatttttattaagggcataataggaattatatataactttcctaggaaagtggatggtcaaccaaacataagcaccttggaaatttgtcactttcccatgatcaaccaaacgaactaaaagtactttcctaggcatcctcttcctaggaatttgtttcccaggaatcatattcctaggaaggaaaatgcttcccgcgaaccaaacgagcccttatttcttcttcttcccgtgggaacTTGCCTGTGAGGAGACGTGGAACCAAACCCCAGCTTGATCTCTCCCGGTGAAgccccctccttttatagccttcacctGGGTGGGAGGATAAAGTTGATTGAGCTGATCCGCCATTGGGAAGATGAGCTGGGATTTCTTCAACGTGGAGGATGGGTAGCTGGACGCGATCGAGTGGGAGGCTGGCTTCATTTGGAAGAGGAGATCTGGGAGGTGTTTTCAGGATCAAGGCTGGATTCATGAGCTGAGAAGAAGTCGAAAGAAGAGGATCACAGGATAAGGGTGAAGTCggaacaggggagctgggaCGGGTTGGATTTCATGGGCGATGAAATCTATCCGGACAGGAGGAATGCCGTGAAACTTGGGATGCACATGAAAATGCTGCTTAATCTAATCCACGGCTGAAGCAGGGGAAGATGTTGGATGTGATTCGGAGAAGAGGATGAGGCTGAATCGCGGAATGGCTTGGTTCTGTTCGTGGGAGATCTGAGAGAAGAAGGATGAGTTCTAGAATTAGCAGGGAACAGAGGATTCGGATAAGGCTTGGATGATGATCCTTGGGGCTCGGATGGCAAGGATTTGCTGGAGAATTAAGAAtgggagggagtttgggacttatCCAAAGCAGGGGATAAGGATGTACCGAATGGGAGAAAATCTGAGAAGATGTGATGCTCATGGGATATTCGGACATAGTTGAATGGGGTTGATCCGTGGAAGCTTTGGAAGGAATGAAGTCGAATCGTGAAGAACAACATGGGATCCAGAGAAGGTTCGGATGATGCAGATGACGTGGAAGATGAACGCAGGTGGGAGGTTCTAATCCATTAGCTGCTGTGTTTTGTTTCCATGAAGTTTGGGAAGAAGATCGAAAGCCATGAAACTGGGATGCTTAGATTTGCTGGGAAGAGAGCATACGGTTGCTGGATGGCTGGGAGATTATCTAGAAGAAAGGGAACTCAtcgtgaagctcgggatgctCACGGAGATGCTGCTTGATCCGATTCGCGGCTGAAAGGTGATAAAGATGCAAGTTGGGGAGATCTCGGATGGATGTTTGGAAATCTCAGCTGAGCTGGGAGATGTCGGGATGTTGGGGTTATGTCTGTGACGAAGAGAATGGACGCCTGGAACTTGGATGTGGGTGTGTGAGAGTCTTATCCCGCCTGAGAAAGGAACTTGAGGGAACTCTAATACGCGGAAGGATTAGATGGATAATTTATTTGCAAAGTAATCCTGCCATCCAAGTGTTCATGATCCTCCTTTTGAAATCCCATGTACTTTGGTATATAGGCATGTGTCACTCGGGATAGCTGCCATGTGTGCTCTAGTATGATCAGTCTTCATGGTTATGAGCCAGATAAATGATGGGTTCGACCCGACCTGCATACGTTGAATTCGACCCAAAATTAAACAAACCtgaattacttttgataaaTTGTTAGAATGCAATGTTGAagggaaatatattttttttatagttaACTTTACGAAATATGtgcataataataatgataagtgctatgagaaaGGGGttattttatgcattatttagcacttatcaggggATCCCACTCTTCGGTCGGTGGCTACGGAGTAGGGACTGTACTTCCCTTGAGCTCAGCATCAGGCGTAGATTAGAGGGCTGGCAGATACATACACTTTCTATGATGGGTAGGATCACTCTGGTTCGATCAGTTCTTACCTCGGTTCCTATCTACCTACTCTCCAACGCCATCATCCCAGTGGTATTCCTGAGGTCCACTTTGGTAGGATGATAGCAGCAGGACGGTATATCCTATGCAATGCAAATACTTGATGCCGAGCGAGTGTACCTCAAGGGAAATTCATCtgtggtgatcgattggatccaGAGGGCGGATCGGTATGGTGATGGTCATCCCCTTATCCGGAAACTCGCAGGATGGCTCAGTTGATGGACGACTTTTAGACAGTACACGCATTCAGGGAAGCAAACAGGGCAGTAGACTGGGTTGCCTCCTTTGTCGTCCGGCACTCcgaaaattttttttggacgTCCGCATCAGACGTTCCTCCTCTTTtgtattttttactttttcgtGATCTGACAGGTTGTACTCATATTAGAGTTATACGAAATAAATAGccgcttttaccaaaaaaaacaaaagaaaaaaagaaagatgccTAGCTTCTAACATTTGATCTTCCAGATTCTGCTTGATGATGTAAAGCTGTCAAGACAAATATTAGATCTGATGTTCTACATATAAAGCCCAACTCATgagtttttaaaatattttatttctattattattttttatttaataaaaaacctTAATTAGTGAGTTCACTTTAGGCCCTAAATGCATCGGGCCGCCCCTGGCTGAAGGTGCTGGTGGTTGTCCCGGTTGGAGCCGTGGAACTGGGCGAGGAGAGAGGGGCGCCGACGGAAACCCTGGGGGAAGCGGCCGAGAGGACGTCCTTGCTGTGGCCGAAGAAGCGGCGGGTGGTGGCGCTGGTGGAGAGGTCCCAGAGGTGGAGCTCGCCGTCCCAGGATTCGGAGAGGGCGAGCGGCCGTCGGAGGAGAAGACAACGTCCTCGACGAAGTGGGAGCACGCGGCGGCGCAGGACGGCGGAGCGGCGACGGGGCGCTCGGGACCGAGCGGTGGCTCGCGACAGGAGGATTCTTCTCCTCCGTAACCGGCAGGCGCGGCGGCCGGCAATGGGGAGCCGAGCgcgtcctcctctcctccttgctCGGGGCACGATCGGCGGTGAGTACGCAAGCGGAGCCGAGCGGGTCGCGAGACCGGGCTTTCCCCTTCCTTCGTCTCGGGAGCCGCCGGAAACAGAGAAAACCCACACGGGAACAGGAGGGCCgcgggaagaaaaagagagttttGTTCTCGGTTGGGAAGAGAGACACCCACATGAGCCCCACGTGAAgcctttcttcttttgttttccgCTTGGGAAGAGTGCCTTGGAAGAGAGGATACACAACCCAAAAGCCTGAGCCCTCCACGTGAAGCAAACAACCTCccacggatttttttttttgttttttattttttaacaaataattaaaaaaaagattacaAAAAAAGTGCCGAGGCTGAAGATCCGGCCACCTTTCAAACAAGACAGAAGAAACAGAGAATCTACAAGCAACGACCacaaaaaaaatggaagagAAGACGGCAGCAGATTATGTGATCGGTGGCTTTAATACCATgttcaaaaagaagaatgataGAAGAGAGCTGTATTTCCGTCTGTCCGTTGCAATGTACAAGAGCAGCCTTTATATATACTAGGAGGCTGACTAAGTTTGGCgcaatcaattataaatcaatAAAGATGAAATTTAGTAAGGTCGGCTAAGTTTAGCacaatcaattataaatcaatTAAGATGAAATTTAGTAAGGCCGATTAAGTttgacacaatcaatcataaattAATCAAGATGAAATTTGGTAAGGCCGACTAAGTTCGGCACAATCAAATATGATCCTAATCAACCATATAATTTAACGGTCAGCAATATCTCCGTCAGATGACATTTGGTTTATAAATATCCCACTACTCCTATAGGCACCACATAAAATCACCGAAGTCTCTAGCCTTCTGAACACACGTGAAGAAGGCCAAAGAAAGCCACTGCCAAGCTTCTGTTGAATAATATACTTCAGCTCAAGAAAACcacagcctctctctctctctctctctcttcttatcCTCAATGGCAGAGCCATCATCTGTGATCCAAATTGCAAATGGCCAGGATTCAGAACTGAGAAAATTGGATAGGTTGACCCCATTAAGGGGCACTACTCCCAGCCAGAGGCCATTGGTGATCGATAAGACCCTGTCGACTGCGGCGAACCTCGCGCAGCTCCTGCCGACCAGCACCGTCTTCGCCTTTCATGCTCTCTCCCCTTCCTTCTCCAACCATGGCATCTGCTACACTTCCAACAAGTGCATCACCTTGTCGTTAGTTCTCCTTTGCACCATCTCTtgtatcttcttctccttcaccgATAGTTTCAAAGGGACCAACGGAAAGTTGTACTATGGCATGGCCACGTTCAAAAGCTTCATTGTTTTCAATTACGAGCATTCTGATGGGGATCGAAGCAAGGTGTTGGAGGACTTGTCGAGGTTTCGGATACGGTGGTTGGACTACGTCCATACCTTCTTCTCGGTGCTGGTGCTCTTGGCTCTAACCTTTAGTAATACCAATATACAGAACTGCTTCTTTCCGGATTCTGGGCCAAACTCGAAGCAGATCCTCGAGAATTTGCCGCTTGGGGCCGGGTTCTTGTCGAGCATGGTGTTTTTGATCTTTCCAACCCCTCGGAAGGGAATTGGATATTCGGATATGGCGCCTCATTCAGAGTAAGCTGTTTTGGTTATCATGTTCGGATTCTTCTTCTAATAGATGTGAAATGTAAAGGATTAACATTAAGATATCCTATATATTTCTTCTAGGAGGACTGTATCAACAAGTATATGTGCTTTAAATGGGTATAATATCCAATAGCTTCTTGAcgtgaattttttttcttacttaGCAAGATTGGTCAGTCATGcatcacaaaaaaagaaaaagaaaaagataggcTTGATCTCGAGTCAACTCAAAAACAAGCAATTTCAACTATTTGTTTGGAGCCTAAATTTTGGACTCAAGTTTCCAATTTGTTCGTGGTCTCTCCTCATGTGGGACCAcctcatttgaaatttaaaattaaaaaaaatggataagAAGAAAACCGCTGGCTAGCGTGAGTTAATTGCAAAGGAACCATGATATACGGGCTCTACGGAaacgaaagagaaaaaaaaaattaagaagaagaaaaaaaaagaaaagatgcagCTTTGTCGGATCGATAATCGGATGGTTGATTTTATCCATATTTGACTGAAATTTTAGTATGTTATTTCCAACATTGAGGACTACAGATTGGACGGTTTAGATTTTAAAAAGCTTTTTGTATTGATTATTTCAAGCATCAATACTCGAAGAAATCTatcccttattttgctttttattGTTGAAATTTGACGATGAATGTCATTGTTGTGGAAACTAAGATTAAATTTTGTTGATGTTTGTGCAGCCTTTAGTTGAAATAGAAAGAATCTATTGTAATCTTTTTATTCTAAATAGTAAAAGTTTTTGGCTAGACTAGGTCCTGTAGTTTTTTTCTTTACATCGAATGATTTTTTTGcaataaaaaaattgtattgCCTCTTGTCTGTGGATTGTTTGATTATTTTGCTTATTAATTGCTTGAGTAGATTATATAGTTTATTGTTACTTGGTGACTGATATCCCATTTAATTGCACATAAAAAAGTTTATGGCATTATTATTTCTTGATTGCATTTTTGCAACATAATTAACCCTCAAAAGTTTTCAATTAAATAAGCTATTGCATGTGAAGGAGCGAAAACCGAATGAGAAAACTTTGGATTCTCTTAGATGGGGGAATTCTTCATGAAAGTGAACGtcatatgtaaaaaaaatctcctaaatatcaattttacaataaaaatattctttatTTCATTTTGCCCTTTTGTTTATATTTAACTTTTTTTCAGGCCAAAATATCCAATTCCATATATCTAATAATATATTTCCTCTATATAATACTTAAAAGATATAGGAGAGACAAAAATTAGGATCAACTGAATAAGGTGTGGAAGGTTGTTGGAGAAATGAAGGCCATTGAGGAAAGGAGCTGCaatatcatcagtgaagttGAGGCAGAGCTCATGGTAAGGATGGCATTATAGATCATGGTAGAGAAAAGGAAGATGGATTGAAGATGAAGTGCTGCCAAGAAAAGGAGTTGCAAAGAAGGGTGGCAATATTCATGAGTTGCTGAAGTGGTGGGAGCTAGTGAGGGTAGGGGAGAGAGAGGTGGTGTTCTTTCAACTTGGTGGATGGCCAACCTTGGTGGAGGGAAGAGGTGGATGGGATGGCGGGGGAAGAAGATGTGGAGGTAGTGGTGATGGAGGACATACAATTTGCATTGGTACACCTTATATACATACACCATCTGTATTTATATATACCTTTTAATAGACGTTACACGCATGATATATagctacacacacacacacacacacacatatatatatatatgctctgCTCTTCCCCACCAACGTTACACACACACATCAAGAGATCGATACTAGCATCTATGGCCTTATTTTTGGGCGATATACATTGTCCTTCACCCTGTCTGCCTCCCAGTCTAGgagaggaaaggaggaggaggaagacaaTGTGAGCGAACAAGGACAGGGAGGAGAATGGATGTCGTGGCTGGCAAAGAGAGtggctatatatatatgtctacATGCATGGTGCATGTGGCTGCAGTCGAAGTCAGGAAAGAAGAAGATGCGGAGGACTGCATGACTGAAGCTTTTTTGGATTCATTGAGACTAGTAGTGGACTTTGGTATAGAAGACCTCTTCTTCCTGGTAGCAATTGGCAAATCTAAGATGGCACCTTAATATCAATGGAAATGACTACTATTCACGTACAGGAGCTGTGGATCTACGTACTGTGTGTGTATTCCATACTGGTTAAGCGTGCAATAGATGGCTAGACAtcaaatataattatatatcaAGAAACAGTATGCATGCACGAAGCAATAGTAAGTGTGCAATCAAGGCCAAGAGAAAAAGTGAcccaaaaatacttaatagCATATTATGTATATCAGATATCGAGTAAATGTGCATTAAAGTATTGTACCTAGTCTTGACAAATAAAATATCTAgtaataaatattattaatgTATCAAATTTGGTGATGCATGCATCGCGCATGAACAAGGGTATTCGTATCAGTCTTTTGGTAGGTGGAGGATGGGTAAAACGAAATGGTACAACCCAAAAAAATACATTTATATCACTAAAAGTTATGCGTGTATTGCTTGCAAAGATATGCATCAATGTTATGCGTGTATTActtgcaaatatatatatatatatatatatatatatatatatatatatatatatatatatatatatatatatatatatatatatataagtttatTTCCGACTTTGTATTGCCGACGCTCGATGGAAGTGTCCGCAATTTTTTTCCAGCAACAAACCATGCCAACACTTTTTAGAAGCATCGGCGAATAATGAGCTCCGCCGACGCTAACTTTAGCGTCGCTAGAAGCTGCCCATTACCgatacttataagcgtcggaatAGTTaattaccgatgcttataaatGTTGGCTGAAACCAAAATCCGACAATGTTTATAGACGTCGTCGGACTCCATTCTCTATGATCAAGCTTCACTGAATTTTTATCTCATTTTGCTGCAAAATTTATCAGCAGGTACAAATCTGAAAATTTAGTATTATATTTGGGCCTAAACCACCCCACACCCATTCTTACTGTATCTAAAACATTTAATTGTCAATATAACCCAACCTAATTCGATTTGTAAATGAGTTGGTTCGAATGTAAATCTGGATTTAGATTTAAATGGAATGGAATCCTACTCCAGgtgatttttttcatatttccaaTTTATTGATGATCTCAACTGATCTCAATTTATTGCTTAGCTAAGGCCTTTTAGTTCTCCAGCATGATTGTTCCTACATATGCATCAACACACTCCAAGTGAAGTGCCAAAATAAAGGCCTAGCTActgtttaaaaaaataaaaaatgatcatAAAAAGCTCTAAACTATATGTTGATTATGCTAGATTGCTTTACGCAATTGTTCAGTTAGtatctaattttatttattttttgtagaTAAGTTGGATTCAATCATCATTCTAATataatggacaaaagttggttcaataagtcgagatccagcaaaGAATATTTGAATTGAGTTCAAGGTTTTATTAAATTTGCTTTTAAGAAATCAAATATGAATAGAAAAATTTTATATCCATATCAAAAATGTGTAAATTATTCTTCTCTCGCTCTAAAAATTATTGAAGAGCATTTGGTGTAGAATGGTTTTCTGAAGGGTTATACTGAATGGGTATTTCATGGAGAGTCCATATTGTCGTCTCTATGTAACCAACCCTCGTATATAGAACACATCTCTTATTTTGGATCCAGTAACACCGAAAAAAATTCTGTAGAAGAAGATAATATAACAGGCTTACTCAGAGATGCTTTTGGACATAGtattagaaatttaacagaTTTCAGTGGAGGATAAGAAGCAGCTGCAATAGATGATGAGCATACAATTACTGATTCTATATATGTTgagaaatctatacattacacaCCTCGGCAATACCAAAATAGCACGACACATGGCATGGCAGGGATTGGCAaaggccgacgcttttaagcgtcggcagaGGCCTGAGAAggaccgatgcttataagcgtcggcaaaggccCGAGATAGGCCGATGCTAATAAGCTTCGACAAAGTGTCTAattttgccgatgctttttagACAAAGTGTctaaaaagcatcggcaaataAAATTTCCACTCTAACATTCTCGACGTTTTTGTgacgctttagaaagcgtcAGCAATAAaaataccgacgcttataagcatcggtatattcattaaaaagcaTCGGAAATGGTCTTTTTTTTCCTATAATATATACATTTCAGCCTATGCATATATGTATCATGTAAATGATATATCTTTCATGCATGTATCATGCAAATAATTTATCCATGAAAAATCACCATCACCTTCATGTTTTGTCGGCATCATTGTCCTCCTTCATCAGCCTTAATATTCGCTCCACCTTCTTCAAGTTTACCAATGCCCTGCTTCTATTCCCTATTCTCACCTGCAGGCCGACCCAATCCTTAGGTAACTGAGGCGGTCACCAAAGGCTCCAGCCCAAAGGAAGGCCCCCGGTCGCTACGGGCTACTGGACTTGGGAGGAAAATTGCAATGGGAAAGAACTCAGGGTTCGTtcggttcgcgggaaaagaagaaaaaaaagtgtgatcaatggaaaagtaatgagatatctcttatttagttggagttttcaaagaagagagacggAAAAAATGTATTCTCATGGCTAGGAGGACTACACCTACAAAATGTGAAAGGTTGAAAGCTAGCTCCTTGTCCTTTAGGCTTCAAGACGACGAGACGTGGGAATTGGGAAAGAAATCCATCGTTGTAAAGCTAGTAAGCCGTAAGCCTGGTATAACCTAATAACCTAATCTATCACGTATGGCTATTAGCTGATAAAGTGTTGTCTTATCAcaattaggggtggcaatcggatcgggttaggcataaacaggtcgggtcaaatacaggtcgggtcagaaaactataaatctgaacccgacttgtttattaaacgggtcaggaattgcaaacctgaacctgacctgtttattaaacaggtaacccgacccgacccgtttaacctgtttaataaacaggtaacctgtttacccaacccgacccgacctgtttaatctgtttgcccaacctgacccgtttaacctgtttagacctgtttaatctgtccaacccaacctgtttaacctgcccaacccgacctatttagaactgtttagacccgtttaacctgtttagacctgtttaacctgtttaacccgtttaacctgtttaacctgtttaacccgtttaacctgtttagacctgtttaacctgcccaacagttaaacggtttaaacgggtcagacatctaaaatccgtatccgacccaattaataaacaggttaaacgggtcgacctatttacgacccgaacctgtttaggccaaacccaaacctgtttatggcgggtcgaacacgggtcgggttagcgggtcgggtcatattttgccacccccaATCACAATTTAACTTCATCAACTTATCAGCaccctgttcttcttcttcttccttccttcgcATTGAGTTCCCAGGCAGCAGCCCGCAGCCGTTCCCACTTCCCAAAGCCGGTCCCAAACCCCGTCTTCCCCTGTTCCCCATTGCTTCTCTTCTCGGCGACAATCTCCTCGGCGAGGGCGCGAGGCGGCGAGTCCCCCCGTAACCCCGTTCTGCCTTCGGATTTTTTGTCGTTGTTTGAGCTGATTTCTTTGTGATTCTGCGTATTCTGGAGACTAGAGGTTTGATACTTTGATTGCATCATCTGGCTGTTATCTCTCTTGGGAAGCAAAGCCCTATTccaaaaatcaaaattcaatcttCTTGAAGGTGGGTTTGGCTAGTTCTTTCGGTTGGCAGAAAACCCTGTTCTTTCATTAGTTCTTTCGGTTGGAACCAGATGCTAAAATTCAATATGCATTACTAGAGGCATCCCATACTTTAAAAATGTATATCATGTTCTTTCTTAGGTTATCAGTTCCTTTTTTTCAAAGGAAAGAACAGggtttatatttaatatttgccaatctgtttaatagttatGTTGTATGGAGAAGCATAACAGTGGAGTTCGATGTATCTGTTTGTGAATCTGTTTGATGCATAACTCTAGAATTCAAGTAATTTTTCTGTCATTCGTGTGATTTAAACTTGTTGATTGCGATTGTGTATCCGTTTATGCAGAAAATATATGATTTGCAAAATCATTGTGAAAACAGCATGTGTTTATTGATGTAATTTCTATCCATCTAGAATATGATTTCTTTCTCTTCACTCTTCAATTGAAATATGGGTTGGTTTTGATATA encodes the following:
- the LOC103707561 gene encoding protein DMP3-like codes for the protein MAEPSSVIQIANGQDSELRKLDRLTPLRGTTPSQRPLVIDKTLSTAANLAQLLPTSTVFAFHALSPSFSNHGICYTSNKCITLSLVLLCTISCIFFSFTDSFKGTNGKLYYGMATFKSFIVFNYEHSDGDRSKVLEDLSRFRIRWLDYVHTFFSVLVLLALTFSNTNIQNCFFPDSGPNSKQILENLPLGAGFLSSMVFLIFPTPRKGIGYSDMAPHSE